From Betaproteobacteria bacterium, the proteins below share one genomic window:
- a CDS encoding SDR family NAD(P)-dependent oxidoreductase yields MQVKGSVVVITGGGSGIGEVVAKEMAKGGAKVVLGDMNQEGLDRVVSEIKAAGGEAIGVAGNVTKEEDVAALMDAAISTFGAINVVFANAGIISDGLVVNTDKTGKVKSVMSLQAFKSVIEVNLVGAFLTVRESVRRMVDNGCKGVVILTSSINHTGQVGQINYSSTKASLALWPKILVGELAMKGISGIRVAAIAPGYTATPILLGMNQEALNAILKDVHVGRLVEPTEIASAFRFIVENDAVDGTLIEVTGGVTYGARQRAK; encoded by the coding sequence ATGCAAGTCAAAGGGAGCGTGGTCGTCATCACGGGTGGCGGAAGCGGCATCGGCGAGGTCGTCGCGAAGGAAATGGCCAAGGGCGGCGCGAAGGTCGTCCTCGGTGACATGAACCAGGAAGGTCTCGATCGCGTCGTGAGCGAGATCAAGGCCGCGGGTGGCGAGGCGATCGGGGTTGCCGGCAACGTCACCAAGGAAGAAGACGTCGCGGCGTTGATGGACGCGGCGATATCCACGTTCGGCGCCATCAACGTCGTGTTCGCCAATGCCGGGATCATCTCGGACGGTCTGGTGGTCAACACGGACAAGACCGGCAAGGTGAAGAGCGTGATGAGCCTCCAAGCCTTCAAGTCGGTCATCGAAGTCAACCTGGTCGGTGCCTTCCTGACGGTGCGCGAGAGCGTGCGGCGGATGGTCGACAACGGCTGCAAGGGCGTCGTCATCCTGACCTCCTCGATCAACCATACCGGACAGGTCGGTCAGATCAACTATTCGTCGACCAAGGCCTCTCTCGCTTTGTGGCCGAAGATTCTGGTCGGCGAACTCGCCATGAAAGGCATCAGTGGCATCCGCGTGGCGGCCATCGCTCCCGGATACACGGCCACCCCGATCCTGCTCGGGATGAACCAGGAGGCGCTCAACGCCATCCTCAAGGATGTGCATGTCGGGCGACTGGTGGAGCCAACGGAGATCGCGTCTGCGTTCCGCTTCATCGTCGAAAACGATGCCGTGGACGGAACCTTGATCGAAGTGACCGGCGGGGTCACCTACGGGGCACGGCAGCGCGCCAAGTAA